In one window of Saprospiraceae bacterium DNA:
- a CDS encoding mechanosensitive ion channel, with translation MKYFILLLKVFIFIALVLIRLGEWDVSGLYARSKYREALDYYVFAIAGIASFLMFLDFVQFTAVWWYRRRHKVRGEDNFIIGVSHIYSLLLAVGIIVGILSLFKIQARELFTSLSIIFAGFAILTKDYISNMINGMIMTFSGQFSIGDNIRIGQHRGKITDITLQNIHLLNDDDDIIYIPNNVVLNSEVVNYTKRSIKRTSIEFDIDLKHLKTVEELEQSLTEALVPFKDVIKPDSYYLRVAEVKKDSVSLKFQYILKEPNKDLERQIRRRTIRRLVEIISDREKFVDKIPELPDAPGHAVI, from the coding sequence ATGAAATACTTCATTTTACTGCTCAAGGTTTTCATTTTTATAGCCCTCGTACTCATTCGCTTGGGCGAGTGGGACGTATCGGGGCTGTATGCAAGGTCGAAGTATCGCGAAGCCCTCGACTACTATGTTTTTGCCATCGCAGGCATCGCCAGTTTTCTCATGTTCCTCGATTTTGTGCAGTTCACGGCGGTGTGGTGGTATCGCCGGCGACACAAGGTGCGCGGCGAAGACAACTTCATCATCGGTGTCAGCCATATCTACTCGTTGTTGCTGGCCGTGGGGATTATCGTGGGCATATTGTCGCTGTTCAAAATTCAGGCAAGGGAACTTTTCACCTCCCTGTCCATCATTTTTGCGGGTTTTGCCATCCTCACAAAAGACTACATCTCGAACATGATAAACGGGATGATTATGACTTTTTCGGGGCAGTTCAGCATCGGTGACAACATCCGTATCGGCCAGCATCGCGGCAAAATCACCGACATTACCCTCCAAAACATACATCTGCTCAACGACGACGACGACATCATCTACATCCCCAACAACGTGGTGCTCAATTCGGAAGTCGTCAACTACACCAAGCGCAGCATCAAGCGCACCAGCATCGAATTCGATATTGACCTCAAACACCTCAAAACGGTGGAAGAATTGGAGCAAAGCCTGACGGAGGCACTCGTCCCGTTCAAGGATGTCATCAAACCCGACAGCTACTACCTGCGAGTGGCGGAAGTGAAAAAAGACAGTGTGTCGCTCAAATTTCAATATATCCTGAAAGAGCCAAACAAAGACTTGGAGCGCCAAATTCGGCGGCGCACCATTCGACGCTTGGTGGAAATCATCAGCGACCGCGAAAAATTCGTGGACAAAATACCCGAACTGCCCGACGCGCCAGGTCATGCCGTGATTTGA